A window of the Artemia franciscana chromosome 21, ASM3288406v1, whole genome shotgun sequence genome harbors these coding sequences:
- the LOC136040646 gene encoding integrin beta-PS-like, which translates to MTKLVLLFFALGISLGQDGPNRGDTAKSRSLVEDISGDICSRGVTNCGECLQKPGCVWCADKQVGDKTRVRCKPAFSENECAKVVNLIPSVKEIAQTGTYLSPKNIKASLRRDQPLNMTIKYVQEDFPVDLYVLLDLSYSMKDDKDKLSTLGGAIAEEMRNITKDFRLGFGSFVDKTVLPFARPVLSQMDIDKGITVLTYGFKHHLTLTDDAVAFEEKVKATSVSTNIDSPEGGLEALVQAIVCNEIGWRKESRKLIILCTDADYHAAGDGKLGGIIIPNDGKCHLSKIPGTEEYNYDWVNKHDYPSVGQLAYIASKNRANIIFAATREKVDVYKRLAAEINGASSAQLTDDSSNIVEVVKKEYQKMSGTIILQDEDTPSHISLKYFVKCGQESDFKERRGCDNVKKGEELEFRVQIALTKCLSGDTRDVFKISPVGLQEEVSIEVISMCECPCASYPEINSPTCLGRGNLSCGICECAPLYSGNTCECDIADISDKGDECKQEGDQIECGGRGECKCGKCDCKSRYSGNYCECDNESCTRRNDELCSGEDHGQCECGTCKCKPGWSGEACECSTATDKCIRAGATDICSNSGDCFCNKCSCKITDEGRYTGEFCETCPTCNDQECEKYRISVHCTAFGESPFIGGNCDQVDNVTVAWINSTDDTYLNEDERICRFQDDNGCTYRFIYLTTDVVKTFKMIMFGEEKKDCPKPADIAAIAGGVTALTLLIGLGLILLWRILTYIHDKREYARFEDQRLKEQWARDDNPIYKDPETTFKNPAYGKG; encoded by the exons ATGACAAAATTAGTACTTTTATTTTTCGCGCTTGGGATATCACTTGGTCAAGATGGGCCAAATAGGGGAGACACTGCAAAATCCCGTTCTTTGGTGGAAGATATAAGTGGCGATATTTGCTCAAGGGGTGTGACAAACTGCGGGGAATGCTTGCAGAAGCCAGGTTGTGTTTGGTGCGCCGATAAACAAGTTGGTGACAAAACCCGAGTTAGATGCAAGCCTGctttttctgaaaatgaatGTGCCAAAGTGGTTAATCTAATCCCTAGTGTGAAAGAGATAGCTCAAACTGGGACATATTTATCCCCTAAGAACATAAAAGCTTCTTTAAGGCGAGACCAGCCCCTAAACATGACAATAAAATATGTACAAGAAGATTTTCCAGTGGATCTATATGTTCTTCTTGATTTATCATACAGTATGAAAGATGACAAGGACAAATTGTCAACACTTGGCGGGGCTATAGCAGAAGAGATGAGAAATATAACAAAAGATTTTCGACTTGGTTTTGGTTCTTTTGTTGATAAGACAGTATTACCCTTTGCACGTCCAGTTTTGTCACAAATGGATATAGACAAGGGAATTACGGTCCTCACCTACGGATTTAAGCACCATTTGACATTAACAGATGATGCTGTagcttttgaagaaaaagtcaaGGCCACGAGTGTTAGCACGAATATTGATAGCCCAGAAGGAGGCCTAGAAGCATTGGTCCAG GCAATTGTTTGTAACGAGATAGGATGGCGCAAGGAATCAAGAAAACTCATAATATTATGCACAGACGCTGATTATCACGCGGCAGGGGATGGCAAATTGGGAGGTATAATCATCCCAAATGACGGCAAATGTCACTTATCAAAAATCCCAGGAACTGAAGAATATAATTATGACTGGGTAAACAAGCATGATTACCCGTCAGTTGGACAACTAGCCTACATTGCTTCTAAGAACCGTGCAAATATAATATTTGCGGCAACGCGGGAAAAGGTTGATGTTTACAAAAGATTAGCAGCAGAAATAAACGGAGCTAGTTCTGCACAACTCACAGATGACTCTAGTAATATAGTCGAAGTTGTAAAGAAAGAATATCAGAAAATGTCAGGGACAATTATACTACAGGATGAAGATACTCCCAGtcatatttctttaaaatacttcGTAAAATGTGGACAAGAAAGTGATTTCAAAGAAAGGCGTGGTTGTGATAATGTGAAAAAAGGCGAAGAACTGGAATTTAGAGTTCAAATTGCATTAACCAAATGTTTAAGTGGTGACACCAGAGACGTATTTAAAATATCTCCAGTTGGATTGCAGGAAGAGGTGTCTATTGAGGTTATCAGCATGTGCGAATGTCCCTGTGCGAGTTATCCAGAAATAAATTCGCCTACATGTCTTGGAAGAGGGAACCTTTCTTGTGGAATCTGCGAATGTGCACCACTGTATTCTGGAAACACATGTGAATGTGACATAGCTGACATATCAGACAAAGGTGATGAATGCAAGCAAGAAGGAGACCAAATTGAATGCGGGGGTCGTGGAGAATGTAAATGTGGAAAATGTGATTGCAAAAGTCGATACAGTGGAAACTATTGCGAGTGTGACAACGAAAGCTGCACGAGGAGAAATGATGAACTTTGTTCAGGGGAAG ATCATGGCCAATGTGAATGCGGAACATGCAAATGTAAGCCCGGCTGGTCTGGCGAAGCTTGCGAATGTTCAACAGCCACAGACAAATGTATACGAGCCGGTGCAACCGATATTTGTTCCAACTCAGGGGACTGTTTTTGTAATAAATGTTCCTGTAAAATAACAGACGAAGGAAGATACACTGGTGAGTTTTGTGAAACCTGTCCAACCTGCAATGACCAGGAATGTGAAAAGTACAGAATAAGCGTGCATTGTACCGCTTTTGGGGAATCCCCATTCATAGGTGGCAATTGCGATCAAGTTGATAACGTTACAGTAGCGTGGATAAACTCAACAGATGATACTTATTTGAACGAAGATGAACGCATTTGCCGATTCCAGGACGACAATGGCTGTACttatagatttatttatttaacaacgGATGttgtaaaaacatttaaaatgattATGTtcggagaagaaaaaaaggattgcCCTAAACCTGCCGATATTGCTGCCATTGCCGGGGGAGTAACAGCGCTAACGTTGCTTATTGGTTTGGGTTTAATTCTGCTGTGGAGAATATTGACATATATTCATGACAAGCGCGAGTATGCAAGATTTGAAGATCAAAGGCTCAAGGAGCAATGGGCTAGGGATGATAATCCGATTTACAAAGATCCAGAAACTACATTCAAAAATCCAGCCTACGGAAAAGGTTAA